One window of Longimicrobium sp. genomic DNA carries:
- a CDS encoding FdhF/YdeP family oxidoreductase, translating into MSRPASSDPAPPFVRPADKPAGGIASVVSSVRQLAREKSLVQGAKALRVVNQYEGFDCPGCAWPEPREHRSVFEFCENGAKAVAAETTSRRADPDFFAAHTVDELLAQSDYWLEQQGRLSHPMIRRAGSDRFEPIGWDEAFARAGEVLRGLASPDQAAFYTSGRTSNEAAFLYQLFGRMYGTNNFPDCSNLCHESSGVGLRKTLGVGKGTVQLADFEKADAIFVIGQNPGTNHPRMLSALQSARRRGAEIVAINPLRERGLEEFIHPQDVGSALVGHGTKMTTLYLQPLPGSDVAVLKGIMKWVLEAEKNAPGRVVDHGFIRAHATGFEELVADLGATPWLAIEEQTGLTRAQLKAAADIYIRSRATIVTWAMGLTQHDNAVDNIVSISNLLLLRGNVGRPGAGAAPIRGHSNVQGDRTVGIDHAPGAPLLDALERVFGFAPPRRHGLDVVETIRAMDAGRIRFFMAMGGNFFSASPDHGLLERAMRTPDLSVYVLTRLNRSALVHGREAMIWPCLGRTERDLQASGPQFVTVEDSMSIVHASRGSNKPASPHLKSEPATVAGLAKAALRDSSVDWDALVADYDRIRDLVEQTIPGFEDYNRRVREPGGFVLRNTAAHREWKTASGRAELTVVPTPDIRLREDELRLFTIRSHDQFNTTIYGLDDRYRGIKGARRVVLMHAADMAERGIRAGNEVDVRSHWTDGVERIAPRFKAVAYDLPRGSCAAYFPEANVLIPLGKTAKTSNQPSAKLIPVTVAPATSPVRVEGKDERVVEMEMPSAPAPAERATAGV; encoded by the coding sequence ATGTCCAGGCCAGCCTCGTCCGACCCCGCGCCGCCGTTCGTGCGCCCTGCCGACAAGCCGGCGGGCGGCATCGCGTCGGTCGTCAGCAGCGTCCGCCAGCTCGCACGCGAGAAGTCGCTCGTGCAGGGGGCGAAGGCGCTCCGGGTCGTGAACCAGTACGAGGGGTTCGACTGCCCCGGGTGTGCGTGGCCCGAGCCCAGGGAGCACCGCTCGGTCTTCGAGTTCTGCGAGAACGGCGCGAAGGCCGTCGCCGCCGAAACGACGTCGCGCCGCGCCGATCCCGACTTCTTCGCCGCGCACACGGTGGACGAGTTGCTGGCGCAGAGCGACTACTGGCTGGAGCAGCAGGGCCGCCTCTCGCACCCGATGATCCGCCGCGCGGGGAGCGACCGCTTCGAGCCGATCGGCTGGGACGAGGCGTTCGCGCGCGCGGGCGAGGTGCTGCGCGGCCTCGCATCTCCCGACCAGGCGGCGTTCTACACCTCGGGGCGCACCAGCAACGAGGCCGCGTTCCTGTACCAGCTGTTCGGGCGGATGTACGGGACGAACAACTTTCCCGACTGCTCCAACCTCTGCCACGAGAGCAGCGGCGTCGGCCTCAGGAAGACGCTCGGCGTGGGGAAGGGGACGGTGCAGCTGGCCGACTTCGAGAAGGCTGACGCCATCTTCGTCATCGGCCAGAACCCGGGGACCAACCACCCGCGCATGCTCAGCGCGCTGCAGTCGGCGCGGCGGCGTGGGGCGGAGATCGTGGCCATCAACCCTCTGCGCGAGCGCGGGCTGGAGGAGTTCATCCACCCGCAGGACGTCGGGTCGGCCCTCGTCGGGCACGGGACGAAAATGACCACGCTGTACCTGCAGCCCCTCCCCGGCAGCGACGTGGCGGTGCTGAAGGGGATCATGAAGTGGGTGCTGGAGGCGGAGAAGAACGCGCCCGGCCGCGTGGTGGACCACGGCTTCATCCGCGCGCACGCGACGGGGTTCGAGGAGCTGGTCGCCGACCTCGGGGCCACGCCGTGGCTGGCGATCGAGGAGCAGACCGGGCTCACGCGCGCGCAACTCAAGGCCGCGGCGGACATCTACATCCGCTCGCGCGCGACCATCGTCACCTGGGCGATGGGGCTCACGCAGCACGACAACGCGGTCGACAACATCGTCTCCATCTCCAACCTGCTGCTGCTGCGCGGCAACGTGGGCCGCCCGGGCGCCGGCGCCGCGCCCATCCGCGGCCACAGCAACGTGCAGGGCGACCGCACCGTGGGGATCGACCACGCGCCGGGCGCGCCGCTGCTGGACGCCCTGGAGCGCGTGTTCGGCTTCGCGCCGCCGCGGCGGCACGGGCTGGACGTGGTCGAGACGATCCGCGCGATGGACGCGGGGCGGATCCGCTTCTTCATGGCGATGGGCGGCAACTTCTTCTCCGCGTCGCCGGACCATGGGCTGCTGGAGCGGGCGATGCGCACGCCCGACCTCTCCGTCTACGTCCTCACCCGCCTCAATCGATCCGCGCTCGTCCACGGCCGCGAGGCGATGATCTGGCCCTGCCTGGGCCGCACCGAGCGCGACCTGCAGGCCTCGGGGCCGCAGTTCGTCACCGTCGAGGACTCGATGTCCATCGTCCACGCCTCGCGCGGATCGAACAAGCCCGCATCTCCTCATCTCAAGAGCGAGCCGGCGACCGTCGCGGGGCTGGCGAAGGCGGCGCTGCGCGATTCGTCCGTCGACTGGGACGCGCTGGTGGCCGATTACGACCGCATCCGCGACCTGGTCGAGCAGACCATCCCCGGCTTCGAGGACTACAACCGGCGCGTGCGCGAGCCGGGCGGCTTCGTGCTGCGCAACACCGCCGCGCACCGCGAGTGGAAGACGGCCAGCGGCCGCGCCGAGCTCACCGTCGTCCCCACGCCCGACATCCGGCTGCGCGAGGACGAGCTGCGGCTGTTCACCATCCGCTCGCACGACCAGTTCAACACCACCATCTACGGGCTTGACGACCGCTACCGCGGGATCAAGGGCGCGCGGCGCGTGGTGCTGATGCACGCGGCGGACATGGCCGAGCGCGGCATCCGCGCCGGCAACGAGGTGGACGTGCGCTCGCACTGGACGGACGGCGTGGAGCGCATCGCGCCGCGCTTCAAGGCCGTCGCGTACGACCTGCCGCGCGGCAGCTGCGCCGCGTACTTCCCCGAGGCCAACGTGCTGATCCCGCTGGGAAAGACGGCGAAGACCAGCAACCAGCCGTCGGCGAAGCTCATCCCCGTCACCGTCGCCCCCGCGACCAGCCCCGTGCGCGTGGAGGGGAAGGACGAGCGGGTGGTGGAGATGGAGATGCCGTCCGCGCCCGCGCCGGCCGAGCGGGCGACCGCGGGGGTGTGA
- the fdhD gene encoding formate dehydrogenase accessory sulfurtransferase FdhD → MRKASTVRRRVERIAVEADGAARRARTDVLATEEPLEIRVAVADELRGGARLDDAGAPVSVTMRTPGADFELAAGFLFTEGVISSADEIASIRYCTEDEQKYNVVSVVLAAGTRFDLQNLQRNFYQTSSCGVCGKASIEAVLGPACARITSDVSITPEVLVGLPEKLRAAQAVFERTGGLHAAGLFTADGELVRAREDVGRHNAMDKLIGASLLERELPWGDRIVVVSGRLSFELVQKAARAGAAVLAGVSAPSSLAVELAEEAGVTLCGFVRGRTFNVYAHGARIAAGVHT, encoded by the coding sequence ATGCGGAAGGCGAGCACCGTCCGCCGCCGCGTGGAGCGCATCGCCGTCGAGGCCGACGGCGCCGCCCGCCGCGCGCGCACGGACGTGCTGGCGACGGAGGAGCCGCTGGAGATCCGCGTGGCGGTGGCGGACGAGCTGCGCGGCGGCGCGCGGCTGGACGACGCGGGCGCGCCCGTCTCGGTGACGATGCGGACGCCGGGCGCGGACTTCGAGCTCGCGGCGGGCTTCCTGTTCACCGAGGGGGTGATCTCCTCCGCGGACGAGATCGCGTCCATCCGTTACTGCACGGAGGACGAGCAGAAGTACAACGTGGTCAGCGTCGTCCTCGCGGCGGGGACGCGGTTCGATCTTCAGAACCTCCAGCGCAACTTCTATCAGACATCCAGCTGCGGCGTCTGCGGCAAGGCGTCGATCGAGGCGGTGCTGGGGCCCGCCTGCGCGCGGATCACGAGCGACGTTTCCATCACCCCGGAAGTCCTCGTCGGGCTCCCCGAGAAGCTGCGGGCGGCGCAGGCGGTGTTCGAGCGCACCGGCGGCCTGCACGCGGCGGGGCTTTTCACCGCGGATGGCGAGCTGGTGCGTGCGCGCGAGGACGTGGGCCGGCACAACGCGATGGACAAGCTGATCGGCGCGTCGCTGCTGGAACGCGAGCTCCCGTGGGGGGATCGTATCGTCGTCGTCAGCGGGCGGTTGAGCTTCGAGCTGGTGCAGAAGGCGGCCCGCGCCGGCGCGGCGGTGCTGGCGGGCGTCTCCGCGCCGTCGAGCCTGGCGGTGGAGCTGGCGGAGGAGGCCGGCGTCACCCTCTGCGGCTTCGTGCGCGGCCGCACCTTCAACGTCTACGCGCACGGCGCGCGCATCGCCGCCGGCGTCCACACCTGA